The following proteins come from a genomic window of Bactrocera dorsalis isolate Fly_Bdor chromosome 6, ASM2337382v1, whole genome shotgun sequence:
- the LOC125779145 gene encoding putative nuclease HARBI1: MAEYFVPQRNPKVYQQRKTSLASEDKKLYRFDDSSICWLANYLFEESEETRGGALSNVDKIRLYLRFCADPGFQNGIATDIGVHQSTVSRIIAEVAKLISSKASEWIKFPKDGDAIKDAQRKWQANYFFPFAIGAIDCTHIKIKKPKNQSDEYFCRKGFHSINVQATCDAKELFTSVDISWPGSVHDSRILRNSEVYRIMQSVTNDALLLGDEGYGICPWLMTPFRNPTTELEKKFNKVFTKERVIIERCFGQLKQRFSILQYKIRVSTELAPHVIASCFILHNIAKFLKDDYIPINDDYNNNDVWQLGNYIEQQTTRLSEAGKNKRRMIANLLSN, from the exons ATGGCTGAATATTTTGTGCCACAAAGAAATCCAAAAGTTTATCAACAGCGTAAAACAAGTTTAGCAAGTGaggataaaaaattatacag gTTTGATGATAGTAGCATCTGCTGGTTGGCTAATTATTTGTTTGAGGAGTCAGAAGAAACACGTGGTGGTGCCCTCAGCAACGTTGATAAAATTCGACTTTATTTAAGATTTTGTGCAGATCCTGGATTCCAAAATGGTATAGCCACAGATATTGGTGTCCATCAATCAACTGTGTCGCGAATTATTGCGGAAGTTGCGAAACTTATATCTTCTAAAGCAAGCGAGTGGATAAAATTCCCGAAAGATGGAGATGCAATAAAAGATGCTCAAAGGAAATGGCAAgcaaattatttctttccatttGCAATTGGAGCGATTGATTGCactcacataaaaataaaaaaacccaaaaatcaAAGCGACGAATATTTTTGCAGAAAAGGCTTCCACTCTATAAATGTGCAGGCCACTTGCGATGCAAAAGAACTATTTACTAGCGTTGACATATCCTGGCCTGGATCAGTTCACGATTCACGCATCCTACGAAACAGCGAGGTATATAGGATAATGCAAAGTGTAACAAACGATGCATTACTTCTCGGGGATGAGGGCTATGGGATATGTCCATGGCTAATGACACCATTCCGGAACCCAACAActgaattagaaaaaaaattcaacaaagtgTTTACAAAGGAACGTGTCATTATAGAGCGGTGTTTTGGGCAATTGAAGCAAAGATTTTCGATACTTCAATATAAAATTCGTGTATCGACAGAGCTGGCGCCTCACGTAATAGCTAGTTGTTTCATTTTACATAACAtagctaaatttttaaaagacgATTACATTCCAATCAACGACGATTACAACAATAATGATGTATGGCAATTAGGAAATTATATCGAACAACAAACGACAAGACTTTCAGAAGCTGGAAAAAACAAAAGGCGGATGATCgcaaatttattatcaaattaa
- the LOC125779168 gene encoding uncharacterized protein LOC125779168, whose translation MSSNQLQLLEQTEIKPLSANMSSSGSEFEVELKNNNKMEIDDISNFLVDKIKENKYLLEKSQLPSIKSKKKQAIEICVKEIWQKFGMELSEKNIIKKIANMKCRVKSKIDINKTGNKKIILKNWEAELSSLLCSDSNPSTNKLPVHLFLGTNGDNCTLSVNTLEETSATTTSETKTTVTSAAKQQRKRRCTDSDDQTVYKKSTAILSRYETDETRELNFQKLQRLVLLKQNKVLSAKLQILQEKLVERGLEFHE comes from the exons ATGAGTTCAAACCAATTACAATTACTTGAGCAAACTGAGATCAAACCTCTAAGCGCAAACATGTCGTCAAGTGGAAGTGAATTTGAAGTAgagctaaaaaataataataaaatggaaattgacgatatttcaaattttttggttgacaaaataaaagaaaataaatatttactagaaAAAAGTCAGTTACCAagcataaaaagtaaaaaaaaacaagcaatagaaatatgtgtgaaagaaatttggcaaaaatttgGAATGGAACTGTCGGagaaaaacattataaaaaaaatagcaaacatgAAATGTCGGGTTAAAAGTAAAATAGACATAAATAAAACAGGCaataaaaagattattttaaaaaactggGAAGCAGAATTATCCTCATTGCTTTGTTCTGATTCTAATCCCTCAACAAACAAACTTCCTG ttcATCTCTTTCTTGGAACCAATGGCGACAACTGTACGCTGTCTGTCAATACATTAGAAGagacatcagcaacaacaacatcagaaacaaaaacaacagtaacaTCAGCAGCAAAACAGCAAAGAAAGCGCCGTTGCACTGATAGCGACGATcaaact gTTTACAAAAAGTCAACAGCAATTTTGAGTCGTTATGAGACTGATGAGACAAGGgagttaaattttcaaaagctgCAGAGGCTTGTTTTGTTAAAGCAAAACAAAGTTCTTTCCGCAAAATTACAGATTTTGCAAGAAAAACTTGTGGAAAGAGGGTTGGAGTTCCATGAATGA